In one window of Limnohabitans sp. MORI2 DNA:
- a CDS encoding fatty acid desaturase yields the protein MLLPDWAWLDPVLNWLSNGLLNFSGWQVFAATMVLTHITIASVTIYLHRHSAHRSLDLHPIPAHFFRFWLWLTTAQVTKEWTSIHRKHHAKCEQAEDPHSPHIHGIKTVLFTGAELYRKEAENLETLERYGHGTPNDWIERNLYTPHSVWGVALMLIIDLALFGALGLTVWAVQMMWIPVTAAGIINGAAHYWGYRNFEAPDASTNISPWGIIIGGEELHNNHHTYPTSAKLSVKPYEFDLGWLYIRILETIGLATVKKTPPKLAFGDIKPVADEKTLEAVIANRYEVMANYATQLRLALKQELANMPTLPTDALQTVAKRWMHRDAEKVPASVVAQLAAARLALPDVDTMVKMREELRQIWLNTHHTRAQLAQDLQAWCKRAEASGIAALQEFSMHLRAARV from the coding sequence ATGTTGTTACCCGATTGGGCTTGGCTAGACCCTGTGTTGAACTGGCTGAGCAATGGCTTGCTGAACTTTTCTGGTTGGCAAGTGTTCGCCGCCACCATGGTGTTGACTCACATCACCATTGCCAGTGTGACCATTTATTTGCACCGTCATTCGGCACACCGTTCGCTGGACTTGCATCCCATTCCCGCTCATTTCTTTCGCTTTTGGCTGTGGCTCACCACGGCTCAGGTGACCAAAGAGTGGACATCGATTCACCGCAAGCACCACGCCAAGTGCGAACAAGCTGAAGACCCACACAGTCCCCACATTCACGGCATCAAAACCGTGTTGTTCACAGGCGCTGAGCTGTATCGCAAAGAGGCTGAAAACCTCGAAACCCTTGAGCGTTATGGTCACGGCACGCCCAATGATTGGATTGAGCGCAACCTCTACACACCACACTCGGTGTGGGGTGTGGCGTTGATGCTCATCATCGACTTGGCCTTGTTTGGTGCCTTGGGCCTGACCGTGTGGGCCGTGCAGATGATGTGGATTCCTGTCACTGCCGCCGGCATCATCAACGGCGCAGCGCACTACTGGGGCTACCGTAATTTCGAAGCGCCCGATGCCAGCACCAACATCTCCCCTTGGGGCATCATCATCGGTGGCGAAGAGTTGCACAACAACCACCACACCTATCCCACATCGGCCAAGTTGTCGGTCAAGCCCTACGAGTTCGATTTGGGTTGGCTGTACATCCGCATCTTGGAAACCATTGGTTTGGCAACCGTCAAGAAGACGCCGCCCAAGCTCGCTTTTGGTGACATCAAGCCTGTGGCTGACGAGAAAACTCTAGAGGCTGTGATTGCCAACCGTTACGAAGTGATGGCCAATTACGCCACGCAGTTGCGTTTGGCCTTGAAGCAAGAACTGGCCAACATGCCTACTCTGCCTACAGATGCACTGCAGACGGTGGCCAAACGTTGGATGCACCGTGATGCTGAGAAAGTACCTGCATCTGTGGTGGCCCAGTTGGCCGCGGCTCGTTTGGCTTTGCCCGATGTCGACACCATGGTGAAGATGCGTGAAGAGTTACGCCAAATTTGGCTAAACACCCACCACACCCGTGCTCAGTTGGCGCAAGACCTGCAAGCTTGGTGCAAACGCGCTGAAGCCAGCGGCATTGCTGCTTTGCAAGAGTTCTCAATGCACTTGCGTGCGGCGCGTGTGTAA
- a CDS encoding response regulator, producing the protein MRKVLVVDDNAVNRKLAVALLKRRGMHVEEADGGRVALEMLLAGQFDSVLLDISMPVMDGKEVCQIIRNTPALIGLKVVAYTAHAMESERQSIMAAGFDDLLVKPISGQDLLRVLPDELA; encoded by the coding sequence ATGAGAAAAGTTCTGGTCGTCGACGATAACGCGGTCAATCGCAAGCTTGCTGTGGCGTTGCTCAAACGCCGTGGCATGCATGTGGAAGAAGCGGATGGCGGCAGAGTGGCGCTGGAAATGTTGCTAGCAGGGCAGTTCGATTCGGTATTGCTGGATATCAGCATGCCCGTGATGGATGGCAAAGAGGTCTGTCAAATTATTCGCAACACCCCAGCATTGATCGGCTTAAAGGTGGTGGCATACACAGCGCACGCCATGGAGTCTGAGCGGCAAAGCATCATGGCCGCAGGTTTCGACGACTTGTTGGTGAAACCCATCAGTGGCCAAGACTTGCTGCGTGTCCTACCTGATGAGCTTGCTTGA
- the purN gene encoding phosphoribosylglycinamide formyltransferase, with protein sequence MKNIVILISGSGSNMAAIVRTAEEQNWAQRYNARISTVISNKADAEGLTFAKQHGIATSVIDHKAFASAPQPREAFDAALMTEIDKHQPHLVVLAGFMRILTPGFVAHYEGRLVNIHPSLLPAFAGLNTHQRAIDAGCKFAGATVHRVTAELDHGPILAQAVVPVLPDDTADTLAARVLTQEHLIYPKAVAELL encoded by the coding sequence ATGAAAAACATCGTCATCCTGATCTCCGGCAGCGGCTCCAACATGGCCGCCATCGTGCGCACCGCAGAAGAACAAAACTGGGCTCAACGCTACAACGCCCGCATCAGCACCGTCATCAGCAACAAAGCCGATGCGGAAGGTTTAACCTTTGCCAAACAACATGGCATCGCCACTTCGGTGATCGACCACAAAGCATTCGCCAGCGCCCCTCAACCCCGCGAAGCCTTTGACGCTGCCTTGATGACCGAGATCGACAAACACCAGCCGCACCTCGTAGTGTTAGCTGGTTTCATGCGCATCCTCACTCCAGGTTTTGTGGCGCACTACGAAGGCCGCTTGGTCAACATCCACCCCTCACTGCTGCCCGCTTTTGCCGGACTCAACACCCACCAACGTGCCATTGACGCCGGCTGCAAATTTGCCGGAGCCACCGTGCACCGCGTAACCGCCGAACTAGATCACGGCCCCATCCTTGCCCAAGCCGTTGTGCCCGTGCTACCCGACGACACCGCAGACACACTGGCTGCGCGGGTGTTGACGCAGGAGCATTTGATTTATCCGAAGGCGGTGGCGGAGCTGCTTTGA
- the rpmG gene encoding 50S ribosomal protein L33 yields the protein MASKGGREKIKLESSAGTGHFYTTSKNKKTMPEKMAIMKFDPKARKHVEYKETKLK from the coding sequence ATGGCTTCTAAAGGCGGACGCGAAAAAATCAAGCTGGAATCTTCAGCCGGTACTGGTCACTTCTACACGACCAGCAAAAACAAGAAAACCATGCCCGAGAAAATGGCGATCATGAAGTTTGATCCCAAAGCTCGTAAGCACGTGGAATACAAGGAAACCAAACTGAAGTAA
- a CDS encoding ATP-binding protein: MKTQDHWTVIKFGIRSKLIALFVVIKVVPLILLAYLAWQGVEQLGQSLTQETDQLAEEVKTTVADMSARFAKESVRALDDRAREELERLTTDTARAVADFLYDRDRDILLAAALPTNEQQYKTFLETRTRFTTEIGAWKLASDGQSWEPTNKIEPTFELASSQNAENLQDFHSRPPEAVNRNNPSPLYYELTFVDLNGQEIIKATQGNVLPKELRDVSQKANTWSKAETYFSALKSLKPGQIYVSEVIGPYVPSRLIGPVTPHHAKQAGIPYEPEKEAFAGQENPYGKPFQGIVRWATPVVKDHVITGYVTMALNHTHIRSFTDNLTPTPERYTAVPDASSGNYAFMWDHKDRNIAHPRHHSITGFDPDTGEYATPWLENSIYQQWKASKQPLTDFLRNIRTFDNQSRDKKPAKELTRAGLLGLDCRYLNFAPQCQGWHDLTQYGGSGSFLILWSGVWKRTTAAAIPYFTGQYANSPRGFGYVTIGANVEDFHAPAVATTELINNKVTEFTERLKRKQAGLQEMIERSVNYTAADLSGSTMVMLILVLVVAIWLASVLTRRVTDLVGGLARIEAGDLSFRFERGANDELGHLNHSLNHMADSVQSSLEQSEAARRQAEENSQMKSDFVANVSHELRTPLNGILGFSEIILEDAKDSETREFAQTIHQSGQHLLSVVNDMLDVAKIEAGHMTLECVAVDVRTLLDEVALLHTNCAIQKGLQLNAQLADNLPERMYTDPTRLRQVINNLLSNAVKFTNAGNITLTADWMGEALVVGVRDTGPGIAPHVQEVVFERFRQATSFVTREHGGTGLGLALVREFVKLMGGTLKLTSEIGVGSYFEFSIPELKQAHQVGHAASLGH; encoded by the coding sequence ATGAAAACGCAAGATCACTGGACGGTGATCAAATTTGGCATCCGCTCCAAGCTCATCGCCTTGTTCGTGGTCATCAAAGTCGTGCCGCTCATCTTGCTCGCGTACTTGGCTTGGCAAGGGGTGGAACAACTGGGACAGAGTCTGACCCAAGAAACCGATCAGCTCGCTGAAGAAGTCAAAACCACGGTGGCGGACATGAGCGCCCGTTTTGCCAAGGAGTCCGTACGCGCCTTGGACGACCGCGCACGAGAAGAACTCGAACGCCTCACAACAGATACAGCACGTGCAGTCGCCGATTTTTTGTATGACCGTGACCGCGACATTTTGTTGGCGGCGGCTTTGCCAACCAACGAGCAACAGTACAAGACCTTTCTTGAAACAAGAACCCGCTTCACCACCGAAATTGGCGCTTGGAAACTTGCATCTGATGGTCAAAGTTGGGAGCCAACAAACAAAATCGAGCCCACGTTTGAACTTGCGTCATCGCAGAACGCAGAAAACTTGCAAGACTTTCACTCTCGTCCGCCTGAAGCAGTGAACCGCAACAACCCCAGCCCGCTTTATTACGAATTGACGTTTGTCGATTTGAACGGGCAAGAAATCATCAAAGCTACACAAGGCAACGTGCTGCCGAAAGAGCTGCGAGATGTCTCACAAAAAGCCAACACATGGAGCAAAGCCGAAACGTATTTCAGCGCCCTCAAAAGCTTGAAGCCTGGGCAAATTTATGTTTCAGAGGTCATCGGCCCCTATGTTCCCTCTCGCTTGATTGGCCCTGTCACGCCGCACCATGCCAAACAAGCTGGTATCCCCTACGAGCCAGAGAAAGAAGCTTTTGCCGGGCAGGAGAACCCCTACGGAAAACCCTTTCAGGGCATCGTGCGCTGGGCGACACCCGTGGTCAAAGACCATGTCATCACTGGCTATGTGACGATGGCGCTCAACCACACGCACATTCGCAGCTTCACAGACAACCTCACCCCCACGCCCGAGCGTTACACCGCTGTGCCCGATGCCAGCAGCGGCAACTACGCTTTCATGTGGGACCACAAAGATCGCAACATCGCACACCCCCGCCACCACTCCATCACTGGTTTTGACCCTGATACGGGCGAGTACGCGACGCCATGGTTGGAAAACAGCATTTACCAACAGTGGAAGGCGAGCAAACAACCCCTCACCGATTTTTTGCGCAACATCCGTACGTTTGATAACCAAAGCCGTGACAAGAAACCCGCCAAAGAACTCACGCGCGCTGGCTTGCTAGGACTGGACTGTCGCTACCTCAACTTTGCACCGCAGTGCCAAGGCTGGCATGACTTAACGCAATACGGCGGATCAGGTTCTTTTCTGATTTTGTGGTCTGGCGTTTGGAAGCGAACGACTGCTGCAGCGATTCCTTATTTCACGGGCCAATATGCCAACTCACCCCGAGGGTTTGGCTACGTCACGATTGGTGCGAATGTAGAAGACTTCCATGCACCAGCTGTTGCAACAACTGAGTTAATCAACAACAAAGTCACTGAATTCACTGAGCGGCTCAAGCGTAAGCAAGCTGGGTTGCAGGAAATGATTGAGCGCTCGGTCAACTACACCGCGGCAGACCTCTCTGGCTCAACTATGGTGATGTTGATTCTTGTGCTGGTCGTTGCCATTTGGTTAGCCTCAGTCCTCACACGACGCGTCACCGACTTGGTCGGAGGTCTGGCACGCATCGAAGCGGGCGACTTGTCCTTTCGTTTTGAACGCGGTGCCAACGATGAGCTCGGGCATTTGAACCACTCACTCAACCACATGGCAGACAGCGTGCAATCCTCTTTAGAGCAAAGCGAAGCTGCGCGTCGTCAAGCTGAAGAGAACAGCCAAATGAAAAGCGATTTCGTGGCGAATGTGTCGCATGAGTTGCGAACACCACTCAATGGCATTTTGGGATTTTCAGAAATCATCTTGGAAGACGCCAAAGACTCTGAAACGCGTGAATTCGCTCAGACCATCCATCAAAGTGGTCAGCACTTGTTATCTGTCGTCAATGACATGCTGGATGTGGCGAAGATTGAAGCAGGTCACATGACACTCGAGTGTGTCGCGGTTGATGTTCGCACCCTGCTTGACGAAGTGGCTCTGTTGCACACCAACTGCGCGATTCAAAAAGGCCTGCAATTGAACGCTCAACTCGCGGACAACTTACCTGAGCGCATGTACACGGACCCCACGCGGTTGCGTCAAGTCATCAACAACTTGCTCAGTAACGCAGTGAAATTCACCAATGCGGGAAACATCACGCTAACCGCCGATTGGATGGGTGAAGCCTTGGTGGTGGGTGTCCGAGATACAGGGCCGGGCATCGCCCCTCATGTGCAAGAAGTGGTGTTTGAGAGGTTCCGTCAAGCCACCTCATTTGTCACACGCGAACATGGCGGCACAGGCTTGGGTTTGGCTTTGGTTCGCGAGTTTGTGAAGCTCATGGGCGGCACACTAAAGCTGACTTCAGAAATCGGTGTCGGCTCTTATTTTGAGTTTTCTATTCCTGAACTCAAGCAAGCTCATCAGGTAGGACACGCAGCAAGTCTTGGCCACTGA
- a CDS encoding RsmB/NOP family class I SAM-dependent RNA methyltransferase: MHPKALIEACTELVRLTLKFDHPADAVVSKFFRDYRKTYAFGPRERAALAETVYNVLRNKLRYDHFAPSGSGPKERRLAILGFADHLKQQAPSKAAPKNAKHANNGPLDFLMGALNKQEAAWLEACESVNPSDLMERHRHNLPEWLVEPLKAQVGEGFWPLVERMNGGAPLDLRVNTFTDKRADVQHELQLAGIKAENTPFSPWGLRIDGKPALSQLDAFARGAIEVQDEGSQLLALLLDAKRGEMVVDFCAGAGGKTLAIGASMRSTGRLYAFDVSAHRLESLKPRLARSKLSNVHPSAIAHERDERVKRLSGKIDRVLVDAPCSGLGTLRRNPDLKWRQSPKAVQELTEKQTSILASAARMVKSGGRLVYATCSVLPEENEAIAQAFSAAHPNFVPLSVAETLTELKVLNAASLCTTDGMYLRLWPHLHATDGFFAAVWVAK, encoded by the coding sequence ATGCATCCTAAAGCCCTGATTGAAGCTTGTACCGAGCTTGTTCGCCTCACTTTGAAGTTTGACCACCCTGCTGATGCGGTGGTGTCTAAGTTTTTCCGTGACTACCGTAAAACCTATGCCTTTGGCCCGCGCGAGCGTGCCGCCTTGGCCGAAACCGTCTACAACGTGTTGCGCAACAAGCTGCGCTATGACCACTTTGCGCCGTCTGGCTCTGGCCCCAAAGAGCGCCGTTTGGCCATTCTCGGGTTTGCCGACCACTTGAAACAGCAAGCGCCCAGCAAGGCCGCGCCCAAAAACGCGAAGCATGCCAACAACGGCCCGCTCGATTTTTTGATGGGCGCATTGAATAAACAAGAGGCCGCTTGGCTTGAAGCTTGTGAATCGGTGAACCCCTCTGACCTGATGGAACGCCACCGTCACAACTTGCCCGAGTGGTTGGTCGAACCCCTCAAAGCACAAGTGGGCGAGGGCTTTTGGCCCTTGGTGGAGCGTATGAACGGCGGCGCGCCGCTGGATTTGCGCGTCAACACCTTCACCGACAAACGCGCCGATGTACAGCACGAGCTGCAACTTGCAGGCATCAAGGCTGAAAACACGCCGTTCTCGCCTTGGGGTTTGCGCATTGACGGCAAGCCGGCGCTGAGTCAGCTCGATGCTTTTGCCCGTGGCGCGATTGAGGTGCAAGACGAAGGCTCGCAGTTGTTGGCCCTGTTGCTCGACGCCAAGCGCGGTGAGATGGTGGTGGATTTTTGCGCGGGCGCTGGCGGCAAAACATTGGCCATTGGCGCGTCGATGCGCAGCACCGGCCGCTTGTATGCGTTTGATGTGTCAGCGCATCGCTTGGAATCGCTCAAGCCGCGTTTGGCACGCAGCAAGTTGTCCAACGTTCACCCATCTGCCATTGCGCACGAGCGCGATGAGCGCGTCAAGCGCTTGAGCGGCAAGATTGACCGTGTGTTGGTCGATGCGCCTTGTTCGGGCCTCGGCACTTTGCGCCGCAACCCAGACCTCAAGTGGCGCCAGTCGCCCAAGGCGGTGCAAGAGCTGACCGAAAAACAGACCTCTATCTTGGCCAGCGCCGCGCGCATGGTGAAGTCTGGCGGTCGTTTGGTGTACGCCACTTGCAGTGTGTTGCCCGAAGAGAACGAAGCGATCGCGCAGGCTTTCAGTGCAGCCCACCCCAACTTTGTGCCCTTGTCAGTGGCTGAAACCTTGACGGAGTTAAAAGTTCTCAACGCCGCCAGTTTGTGTACGACAGACGGGATGTATTTGCGACTTTGGCCACACTTGCACGCCACAGATGGCTTCTTTGCTGCAGTTTGGGTAGCCAAATAA
- the trxB gene encoding thioredoxin-disulfide reductase has protein sequence MSTTQHAQVLILGSGPAGYTAAVYAARANLKPLLITGMAQGGQLMTTTEVDNWPADVHGVQGPELMQRFQQHAERFNTQIVFDHINKVDFSKRPFTLMGDSGTYTCDTLIICTGASAKYLGLPSEEAFMGRGVSGCATCDGFFYRDQVVSVVGGGNTAVEEALYLSNIASKVHLVHRRDTFKAEAIMIDKLMEKVSAGKIVLETDSTLDEVLGDASGVTGIRLKSTKDGSTREIATQGCFIAIGHSPNTGIFEGQLAMKDGYLLTKSGSEGFATMTSVPGIFAAGDVQDHIYRQAITSAGTGCMAALDAQRFLEQGSH, from the coding sequence ATGTCTACGACCCAACACGCCCAAGTTTTGATTCTCGGCTCCGGCCCCGCTGGCTACACCGCCGCCGTTTACGCAGCCCGCGCCAATTTGAAGCCTCTGTTGATCACCGGCATGGCCCAAGGCGGCCAATTGATGACCACCACCGAAGTGGACAACTGGCCTGCCGACGTGCACGGCGTGCAAGGCCCAGAGCTGATGCAACGCTTCCAGCAACACGCGGAGCGCTTCAACACCCAAATCGTGTTTGACCACATCAACAAGGTTGACTTCTCTAAGCGCCCCTTCACCTTGATGGGCGACAGCGGCACCTACACCTGCGACACCCTCATCATCTGCACCGGCGCGTCCGCCAAGTATTTGGGTCTCCCCTCTGAGGAAGCCTTCATGGGCCGTGGCGTGTCTGGCTGCGCCACCTGCGACGGTTTCTTCTACCGCGACCAAGTGGTCAGCGTGGTCGGCGGCGGCAACACCGCTGTGGAAGAAGCCCTGTACCTCTCCAACATCGCTTCTAAAGTGCACTTGGTGCACCGCCGCGACACCTTCAAGGCCGAGGCCATCATGATCGACAAGCTCATGGAAAAAGTCTCCGCAGGCAAGATCGTGCTCGAAACCGACAGCACCTTGGACGAAGTCTTGGGCGATGCGTCTGGCGTGACAGGCATCCGCTTGAAGAGCACCAAAGATGGCAGCACCCGTGAGATTGCCACCCAAGGCTGCTTCATCGCCATTGGTCACTCGCCCAACACCGGCATTTTTGAAGGCCAATTGGCCATGAAAGACGGCTATTTGCTGACCAAGAGCGGCTCTGAGGGCTTTGCCACCATGACCAGCGTGCCCGGCATCTTTGCTGCAGGCGACGTGCAAGACCACATCTACCGCCAAGCCATCACCAGCGCGGGCACGGGCTGTATGGCTGCTTTGGACGCCCAACGCTTCTTAGAGCAAGGCAGCCACTGA
- a CDS encoding DNA translocase FtsK, which translates to MTYSLNTLKNDPRASSADADHKPTGFRRFAQEIALTAGFVFMTFWLLALITHSPLDPAWTTSGAGNTVRNFGGRVGAIFGDLSFFLLGYSVWWCYAAALVAWLSALANRLRDEDEPAQEHNSWRYTRFAFWAGLTLLLISSTGLEWTRMYRFEDRLPGHSSGGVLGYLVGPSSLSWFGFNGSCLIFIVFGVVGASWVFRFSWGQTAENIGAFIDGLYEKWRERREREEDVAYGLVAAREREEVVLEERVEIKEHPPIVVHIEPEIIEVPKSARVAKERQKTLFTDIATDSRLPQVDLLDDPLTRQDTVSPETLEMTSRLIEKKLKDFGVEVRVVAASPGPVITRYEIEPATGVKGSQVLNLAKDLARSLSLVSIRVVETIPGKNYMALELPNAKRQSIRLSEILGSDIYNESKSMLTMGLGKDIVGNPVVADLAKMPHVLVAGTTGSGKSVGINAMILSLLYKAEARDVRLLMIDPKMLEMSVYEGIPHLLAPVVTDMRQAAHGLNWCVGEMEKRYKLMSKLGVRNLAGYNAKIDEAASREEFIYNPFSLTPEQPEPLQRLPHIVVVIDELADLMMVVGKKIEELIARLAQKARAAGIHLILATQRPSVDVITGLIKANIPSRIAFSVGSKIDSRTILDQMGAEALLGMGDMLYMASGTGFPVRVHGAFVSDEEVHRVVEYLKSQGEPDYIEGVLEGGTVDGDGNASGPDLFGDVPAEKDPMYDQAVEVVLKNRKASISLVQRHLKIGYNRAARLVEDMEKAGMVSAMSSNGQREILVPKRDE; encoded by the coding sequence ATGACTTACTCGCTCAATACATTAAAAAACGATCCGCGTGCCTCTTCTGCCGATGCGGACCATAAACCCACAGGCTTTCGCCGCTTTGCGCAAGAGATTGCGCTGACGGCGGGCTTTGTGTTCATGACCTTTTGGTTGCTGGCGCTCATCACCCATTCGCCGCTAGATCCTGCATGGACCACCTCTGGTGCGGGCAATACGGTGCGTAACTTTGGCGGTCGGGTGGGCGCAATATTTGGTGATCTGAGCTTTTTCTTGCTTGGCTATTCGGTGTGGTGGTGCTATGCAGCAGCCTTGGTGGCATGGTTGTCGGCCTTGGCCAACCGCTTGCGTGATGAGGATGAGCCCGCGCAGGAGCACAACAGCTGGCGCTACACGCGCTTTGCGTTTTGGGCTGGCTTGACCTTGTTGTTGATTTCAAGCACGGGCTTGGAGTGGACCCGCATGTACCGTTTTGAAGACCGCTTGCCCGGACACAGCAGTGGAGGGGTGTTGGGTTATTTGGTGGGGCCGTCGAGTCTGAGCTGGTTTGGCTTTAACGGCTCGTGTTTGATTTTCATTGTGTTTGGCGTCGTCGGCGCTTCGTGGGTGTTTCGCTTTTCATGGGGGCAAACCGCTGAAAACATTGGCGCGTTCATTGATGGCCTGTATGAAAAATGGCGCGAGCGCCGCGAACGCGAAGAAGACGTGGCTTACGGTTTGGTAGCTGCCCGTGAACGTGAAGAAGTGGTGTTGGAAGAGCGTGTAGAAATCAAAGAGCATCCGCCCATCGTGGTTCACATTGAGCCAGAAATTATTGAAGTACCCAAGAGCGCGCGCGTGGCCAAAGAGCGCCAGAAAACCTTGTTCACGGACATAGCCACCGATTCGCGTTTGCCGCAGGTTGATTTGTTGGATGACCCACTGACCCGACAAGACACCGTGTCACCCGAAACGCTGGAAATGACCAGCCGTTTGATTGAGAAAAAGCTCAAAGACTTCGGCGTTGAAGTCCGCGTGGTGGCGGCGTCTCCCGGGCCTGTGATTACCCGCTACGAAATTGAGCCGGCGACGGGTGTGAAGGGTTCGCAAGTGTTGAACCTCGCCAAAGATTTGGCGCGTTCACTCTCGCTGGTGTCGATCCGCGTGGTGGAGACCATCCCTGGCAAAAACTACATGGCGCTGGAATTGCCCAATGCCAAACGCCAGTCGATTCGCCTGAGCGAGATTTTGGGTTCCGACATTTACAACGAGTCCAAGTCGATGTTGACGATGGGTTTGGGCAAAGACATTGTGGGCAACCCCGTGGTGGCCGACCTTGCCAAGATGCCGCACGTGTTGGTGGCGGGTACCACGGGTTCGGGTAAATCGGTGGGTATCAACGCGATGATTTTGTCCTTGCTCTACAAGGCCGAAGCACGCGATGTGCGCTTGCTCATGATCGACCCCAAGATGTTGGAAATGTCGGTGTACGAAGGCATTCCGCATTTGCTGGCCCCTGTGGTCACCGACATGCGCCAAGCCGCACACGGCCTCAATTGGTGCGTGGGCGAAATGGAAAAACGCTACAAGCTCATGAGTAAGCTGGGCGTGCGCAACCTCGCGGGCTACAACGCCAAGATTGACGAAGCAGCGTCGCGCGAAGAGTTCATCTACAACCCATTCAGCCTCACGCCCGAGCAACCTGAACCGCTGCAACGCTTGCCACACATCGTGGTGGTGATTGACGAGTTGGCCGACTTGATGATGGTGGTGGGCAAGAAGATTGAAGAGCTCATTGCACGCTTGGCACAAAAGGCGCGCGCGGCGGGTATTCACTTGATTCTTGCCACACAACGCCCCAGCGTAGATGTGATCACGGGCCTCATCAAGGCCAACATCCCTTCACGTATTGCGTTCTCTGTGGGCTCCAAAATTGACAGCCGCACCATCCTTGACCAAATGGGCGCTGAAGCGCTTTTGGGTATGGGTGACATGCTTTATATGGCCAGTGGCACGGGCTTTCCGGTGCGTGTGCACGGTGCGTTTGTGAGTGATGAAGAAGTCCACCGTGTGGTCGAGTACCTCAAGAGCCAAGGCGAGCCTGACTACATTGAGGGTGTGCTTGAAGGTGGCACAGTCGATGGTGACGGTAACGCTTCAGGCCCTGATTTGTTTGGCGATGTGCCCGCTGAAAAAGACCCCATGTATGACCAAGCCGTTGAGGTGGTGTTGAAGAACCGCAAGGCCAGTATTTCGCTCGTGCAGCGCCATTTGAAAATTGGCTATAACCGTGCCGCCCGTTTGGTGGAAGACATGGAAAAAGCGGGCATGGTCAGCGCCATGAGCAGCAATGGTCAACGCGAGATTTTGGTGCCCAAGCGTGATGAATAA
- the lolA gene encoding outer membrane lipoprotein chaperone LolA, whose protein sequence is MNKCVAFAALALSASMACANGLDTLETFLKSTKSGRADFTQVVTPPAKAGQTTVRSKTSTGQFSFMRPTRFRFDYLKPFPQVIVADGQTLWLYDADLEQVTARKQAQALGSTPAALVATAADLSALQKEFSLEAQADADGLQWVQATPKNRESTIQSVRIGLRTDGAQVSLSKLEIFDAMGQRSVLSFERFEVNPANFGAAQFNFALPKGVSVIRQ, encoded by the coding sequence ATGAATAAGTGTGTGGCTTTCGCGGCGCTGGCACTGAGCGCCAGTATGGCCTGTGCCAATGGCTTGGACACATTGGAAACGTTTTTGAAATCCACCAAGAGTGGCCGTGCTGATTTCACGCAAGTGGTCACACCACCCGCAAAAGCAGGGCAAACCACAGTGCGCAGCAAAACTTCAACGGGCCAGTTCTCGTTCATGCGCCCCACACGTTTTCGGTTTGATTACCTCAAACCTTTCCCGCAAGTCATCGTGGCCGATGGTCAAACATTGTGGTTGTACGACGCCGACCTCGAGCAAGTGACGGCACGTAAACAAGCGCAAGCGTTGGGCAGTACACCTGCGGCTTTGGTCGCTACCGCCGCAGACTTGAGTGCGTTGCAAAAAGAGTTCAGCCTCGAAGCGCAGGCGGATGCCGATGGCCTGCAATGGGTGCAAGCCACACCCAAGAACCGCGAGAGCACCATCCAATCGGTGCGCATCGGTTTGCGCACGGACGGTGCACAGGTCAGCCTTAGCAAGCTTGAGATTTTTGATGCCATGGGGCAGCGGTCTGTCTTGAGCTTTGAGCGTTTTGAAGTGAACCCTGCGAACTTTGGTGCTGCGCAGTTCAACTTTGCGTTGCCCAAGGGCGTGAGTGTGATTCGTCAGTGA
- the rpmB gene encoding 50S ribosomal protein L28 yields the protein MARVCEVTGKGPMTGNNVSHANNKTKRRFLPNLQYRRFWVESENRWVRLRVSSAALRLIDKNGIDAVLADLRARGQA from the coding sequence ATGGCACGCGTATGTGAAGTAACGGGCAAAGGCCCAATGACGGGAAACAATGTTTCCCACGCAAACAACAAAACAAAACGCCGTTTTTTGCCTAACCTGCAATACCGCCGTTTCTGGGTAGAGTCTGAAAACCGTTGGGTTCGCTTGCGCGTTTCTAGCGCAGCTCTGCGTTTGATCGACAAAAACGGCATCGACGCCGTGTTGGCTGACTTGCGCGCACGCGGTCAAGCTTAA
- a CDS encoding DUF1653 domain-containing protein: MNDQDLPPLQETPIGLYRHYKGGQYEVIGTARHSETLEPMTVYRALYGAHGLWVRPAAMFAETVEIDGVVRQRFEKVPDA; encoded by the coding sequence ATGAACGACCAAGACCTCCCCCCATTGCAAGAAACGCCCATCGGCCTCTACCGCCACTACAAAGGCGGCCAATACGAGGTGATTGGCACCGCGCGCCACAGCGAAACACTAGAGCCCATGACCGTGTACCGCGCCCTGTACGGAGCACACGGTCTGTGGGTGCGTCCTGCGGCCATGTTTGCCGAAACAGTAGAGATCGATGGCGTGGTGCGCCAGCGTTTTGAGAAAGTGCCAGACGCCTAA